The following coding sequences lie in one Candidatus Nitrospira allomarina genomic window:
- a CDS encoding formate/nitrite transporter family protein, which translates to MHTVDVERMVQLAERKVEYLRSNPIGYLVLSALAGIYLGFGICLIFSVGAPFWAEGSAGLKLVMGVSFGIALTLVIFAGSELFTGNNMVCALGVLAKSISMKEAGLIFFWSFVGNLAGSLGLAWLVAYSGVVGKAPQSELLLHVASLKMNLPMGELFIRGILCNWLVCLAVWSAARTTNDAAKIMLIFWCLFAFIGSGFEHSIANQSLLGIALFLPHGPDVSWAGFFWNQMWVVSGNIVGGVVFMGGAYWIISPVRGWIKKTERVVEGVSPDSSRPIHLPAEGKLLPQPLVVGRRN; encoded by the coding sequence ATGCATACGGTGGATGTCGAACGGATGGTTCAACTGGCAGAGAGGAAAGTGGAGTACCTCCGAAGCAATCCCATCGGATACCTCGTCTTATCCGCCCTGGCCGGCATTTATCTCGGGTTTGGGATATGTTTGATTTTTAGTGTGGGAGCTCCATTCTGGGCTGAAGGTTCTGCCGGATTGAAACTTGTGATGGGCGTGTCATTTGGCATTGCGCTCACCCTTGTCATCTTTGCGGGATCGGAGCTATTTACCGGAAACAATATGGTGTGTGCTCTTGGTGTTCTGGCTAAGTCCATCTCGATGAAAGAGGCCGGGCTGATTTTTTTCTGGTCGTTTGTGGGCAATCTGGCCGGATCATTGGGATTGGCCTGGTTGGTCGCGTATTCAGGCGTGGTGGGAAAGGCGCCGCAAAGCGAGCTATTGCTGCACGTAGCATCCCTTAAAATGAATCTTCCGATGGGGGAACTGTTTATTCGCGGGATTCTTTGCAACTGGCTTGTGTGCTTGGCTGTATGGTCGGCTGCTCGCACGACCAATGATGCCGCCAAGATCATGCTGATTTTTTGGTGCCTCTTCGCGTTCATCGGAAGCGGGTTTGAACACAGCATTGCGAATCAATCGCTACTGGGGATCGCGTTATTCCTTCCACATGGTCCGGATGTTTCCTGGGCCGGGTTTTTCTGGAATCAGATGTGGGTGGTATCCGGAAATATCGTCGGTGGGGTCGTGTTTATGGGAGGTGCCTATTGGATCATCAGTCCTGTCCGTGGGTGGATCAAGAAAACAGAAAGGGTTGTGGAAGGTGTGTCACCTGACTCGTCACGGCCGATCCATCTACCAGCGGAGGGGAAATTATTGCCTCAGCCCCTAGTTGTTGGTCGGAGAAATTAG
- a CDS encoding TIGR03545 family protein produces the protein MTKWIRWWGLGAFVVFAAIVGCVWIFFVDEWVKGAIESAGTKAVGAKVEVDEADLSLFPAGLSLAGLQVANPKFPMTNAVEVARVTMSLDGLNLFRRKVIVEEMTVEGVRLDTPRTTSGAVQPLSDVSPEEESGMFSLALPALEVPDVKNILEKEDLETIRLIEALKADLQREQEAWESRLKNLPGKAQLAQYEERIKNLKKAGKGGLEGLLGGVGEVQTLKQDIEQEIESLTGAKKEFENTVALFRTRLKQIQTAPQRDIQHLKAKYNLSPQGLANMSQTLLGPQIGSWVHQGAFWYGRAKPLLEGARTVDGEVGPQVHKPLRGKGLDVHFKEAHPLPDFLIRLTKVSIDLDLGELAGTVHNITTDQPMLGQLTTFAFSGDRLKGVQSVALEGALNHVEPADSKDQFTVQAKGYELTNLALSKDAKWPVTLTSGMSDINVNTELKGRALTVHGAGNLRGLHLSAGREDDPNPLTKALSSAVTDISQLSIQADVTGTLEQPDVRISSDLDRILQDAAGKMVKELAAKFGSELQAAISAKIAEPMQQLKNDLSGFERIAGELTERVTQHNDVLKSLLEKGLPKKGLKDLPDGFKLPF, from the coding sequence ATGACGAAATGGATTCGGTGGTGGGGTCTTGGGGCATTTGTGGTGTTTGCGGCCATTGTGGGTTGTGTGTGGATATTTTTTGTGGATGAGTGGGTGAAAGGAGCAATTGAAAGTGCGGGGACCAAAGCTGTGGGAGCCAAGGTGGAGGTAGATGAGGCCGATCTCAGCCTGTTTCCGGCAGGACTTTCCTTGGCGGGACTGCAAGTGGCCAATCCCAAGTTTCCCATGACGAATGCGGTGGAAGTGGCCAGGGTGACGATGAGTCTAGACGGACTGAACCTGTTTCGGAGAAAAGTCATTGTTGAGGAAATGACTGTGGAAGGGGTTCGATTGGATACTCCCAGAACCACTTCCGGCGCCGTTCAGCCTCTCTCAGATGTGTCTCCTGAAGAAGAGTCCGGAATGTTTTCTCTTGCGCTTCCGGCTCTAGAAGTGCCTGACGTGAAAAATATTTTGGAGAAAGAAGATCTGGAAACCATCCGGTTGATTGAAGCGCTGAAGGCGGATCTGCAGCGGGAACAAGAGGCGTGGGAATCACGACTGAAGAATTTACCGGGAAAAGCTCAGCTTGCCCAATATGAGGAACGCATAAAAAATTTAAAAAAAGCGGGGAAGGGGGGATTAGAGGGCTTGCTGGGAGGGGTTGGCGAAGTGCAAACGTTGAAGCAGGATATTGAACAGGAAATTGAGTCGTTAACAGGCGCCAAAAAGGAATTTGAAAATACTGTGGCGTTGTTTCGTACCCGGTTGAAGCAGATTCAAACCGCACCACAACGGGATATTCAACACCTCAAGGCCAAATATAATTTGTCTCCGCAAGGATTGGCCAATATGAGCCAAACGCTATTAGGGCCTCAGATTGGATCGTGGGTTCACCAGGGGGCGTTTTGGTATGGGCGAGCGAAGCCGCTTCTGGAAGGAGCAAGGACAGTGGATGGGGAGGTCGGTCCTCAGGTGCACAAGCCTTTGCGGGGGAAGGGCCTGGATGTGCATTTCAAGGAAGCGCATCCGCTCCCCGACTTTCTGATTCGTTTGACGAAGGTATCAATCGATTTAGACTTAGGGGAGTTGGCAGGGACTGTTCACAATATCACCACCGATCAACCGATGTTGGGGCAACTCACGACATTCGCCTTTTCCGGGGACCGGTTGAAAGGGGTTCAGTCTGTTGCATTGGAAGGGGCTCTCAACCACGTGGAGCCTGCCGATTCCAAGGATCAGTTTACGGTGCAGGCGAAAGGGTATGAACTCACCAATCTCGCATTGTCCAAAGATGCCAAATGGCCGGTTACCCTGACGAGCGGGATGAGCGATATCAATGTGAACACGGAACTCAAGGGCCGGGCCTTGACGGTTCATGGCGCCGGGAATCTTCGTGGCCTTCACCTGTCCGCAGGAAGGGAGGATGATCCCAATCCTTTGACCAAAGCGCTCAGCTCTGCCGTGACTGATATTTCCCAATTGTCTATTCAGGCCGATGTGACGGGGACATTGGAGCAACCTGATGTCAGGATATCCTCCGACCTGGATCGTATTCTTCAGGATGCGGCTGGCAAGATGGTGAAGGAATTGGCTGCGAAGTTTGGTTCTGAGCTTCAGGCGGCCATCTCGGCGAAGATTGCAGAACCGATGCAACAACTCAAGAATGATTTATCCGGGTTTGAACGAATTGCCGGTGAGTTGACGGAGCGGGTCACGCAGCATAACGATGTTCTCAAGAGTCTTCTGGAAAAAGGTCTTCCCAAGAAGGGTCTAAAGGACCTTCCCGACGGATTCAAACTTCCGTTTTAA
- a CDS encoding TIGR03546 family protein — protein MIKLLAKLLRVLNSETDPGQISLGLCFAMIVGLTPLVSLHNLFVVLLVFVLRVNLSAFLLGLALFTGIAYLLDPLFHQLGLAVLTAPSLADLWTSLYQSVWWRLEHFNNSIVMGSLVFSVALFVPVLLLSNLLIRRYRQHVMVWVQKNRIMQMFKASKLYRTYETLSSWRPG, from the coding sequence ATGATTAAGCTTCTTGCCAAACTCCTCCGCGTTCTAAATTCAGAAACCGACCCAGGGCAAATTTCTTTGGGATTGTGTTTTGCGATGATCGTAGGGCTCACCCCACTTGTGAGCTTGCACAATCTCTTTGTGGTCCTGCTGGTATTTGTTCTGCGTGTGAATCTTTCGGCTTTTCTGTTGGGGCTGGCGCTATTTACGGGGATTGCCTATCTGCTTGATCCACTTTTTCACCAGCTCGGGCTGGCCGTTCTGACCGCCCCGTCCCTCGCAGATCTATGGACCTCACTCTATCAATCGGTGTGGTGGCGACTGGAGCATTTCAATAATTCTATTGTGATGGGCAGCCTGGTGTTTTCCGTGGCTTTGTTTGTCCCTGTTCTTCTGCTTTCGAACCTCCTGATTCGGCGCTATCGCCAACATGTCATGGTTTGGGTCCAAAAAAACAGGATTATGCAAATGTTTAAAGCCAGCAAGTTGTATCGTACCTATGAAACCCTTTCGTCCTGGAGGCCGGGCTGA
- a CDS encoding ferredoxin--nitrite reductase → MNKIEVLKGEKDGLDIKEDIARYAELGWEAIPDEDIQRLKWYGLFLRNPTPGYFMIRVRIPGGRTTSVQMRTLAHLANTFGNGVLDLTTRQQFQLRHLKIEHVPEVFRQMEEAGLYSLQTGMDNVRNIMTCPVAGLTAQEQLDATDLVKRLTEELVGHRAYSNLPRKFNMAITGCLDNCLHLETQDLALVPATVEGEGSPITGFNLLAGGKLGSGGYRIATPLDVFVTPREVVAVTGAILRVFRNHGCRDSRTTARLAFLLDDWGEERFRLEVQREVGWELSRAGTDVRKSAVNDHMGVYRQKQTGLNYVGLKIPVGRIQADDLHGIAGLADIYGTGELRLTANQAVIMPHVSDRVLGDLTEEPLLQRFVYNPTPVQKGLVSCVGSDYCNLAVIESKSRAVETAKRIEAMIGTEMKPITMHWSGCPAGCGNHLVADVGLLGKKIKVKGQVLEAVDIFVGGRSGPDPKPAIKLLEDVPCDTLAEVLSGILPYHSREKMHRTKAKTISKRSVSRRAVDPEKTTSGRNETAATLLTSPSIN, encoded by the coding sequence ATGAATAAGATTGAAGTGCTCAAGGGAGAAAAAGACGGCTTGGACATCAAAGAGGATATTGCCCGATATGCGGAATTAGGGTGGGAGGCGATTCCGGATGAAGATATTCAACGATTGAAGTGGTATGGATTATTTTTGCGAAATCCCACGCCGGGATACTTCATGATTCGCGTGCGGATTCCAGGAGGAAGAACCACGTCGGTCCAGATGCGCACATTGGCGCACCTCGCAAACACCTTTGGAAACGGCGTGTTGGATCTGACAACCCGTCAGCAGTTTCAGTTACGCCATTTGAAGATTGAGCATGTACCGGAAGTGTTTCGTCAAATGGAGGAGGCGGGCTTGTACTCCTTGCAAACCGGCATGGATAACGTCCGTAACATCATGACGTGTCCCGTGGCCGGGTTAACGGCGCAGGAACAACTGGACGCCACGGATTTGGTGAAGCGGCTCACAGAAGAACTGGTAGGGCATCGGGCCTATTCGAATCTTCCCCGAAAATTTAATATGGCGATTACCGGCTGTCTCGACAACTGTTTACACCTTGAAACACAAGATCTGGCTCTGGTGCCCGCGACGGTCGAGGGGGAGGGCAGCCCGATCACCGGATTTAACCTGTTGGCCGGAGGCAAACTTGGATCCGGCGGGTACCGCATTGCCACCCCCCTCGACGTGTTCGTGACTCCCCGGGAAGTCGTGGCGGTGACCGGAGCCATCCTTCGGGTCTTTCGGAATCATGGATGCCGGGACTCCCGTACCACTGCCAGACTGGCTTTTTTGTTGGATGACTGGGGCGAAGAACGTTTTCGTCTGGAAGTTCAGCGGGAGGTGGGATGGGAATTGTCGCGAGCGGGGACCGATGTCCGGAAGTCGGCAGTCAACGATCATATGGGTGTCTATCGGCAAAAGCAGACAGGCTTGAACTATGTGGGGCTCAAAATTCCCGTCGGCCGTATTCAGGCGGATGATTTGCACGGAATAGCGGGACTGGCCGACATCTACGGCACGGGGGAACTCCGTCTGACGGCCAATCAAGCGGTCATCATGCCTCATGTTTCAGATCGCGTGTTGGGAGACCTGACGGAGGAGCCCCTCTTGCAACGCTTTGTCTACAATCCCACGCCGGTGCAAAAAGGCTTAGTCAGTTGTGTGGGAAGCGACTACTGTAATCTCGCAGTCATTGAATCCAAAAGTCGAGCGGTGGAAACCGCCAAACGAATTGAAGCGATGATCGGCACGGAGATGAAACCCATCACCATGCACTGGTCGGGATGTCCGGCAGGCTGCGGCAATCATCTCGTCGCCGATGTCGGTCTGTTAGGGAAAAAGATTAAAGTCAAAGGTCAGGTGCTCGAAGCGGTGGATATCTTTGTCGGTGGCCGTTCCGGCCCCGATCCCAAGCCTGCCATCAAGTTATTGGAGGATGTCCCGTGCGACACCCTGGCGGAGGTCCTAAGCGGAATTCTTCCGTACCACTCGCGGGAGAAAATGCATCGGACAAAGGCAAAAACCATAAGTAAGCGCAGCGTATCGCGGCGGGCCGTTGATCCGGAAAAGACCACAAGCGGAAGGAACGAAACCGCGGCTACGTTACTGACCTCTCCAAGTATAAATTAA
- a CDS encoding acetyl-CoA carboxylase carboxyltransferase subunit alpha: MSVREYLDFEKPLKELEERIAKLVKSKSKKVSVQEAIVKSTEQLANLEREIYANLSPWQHSQIARHPQRPSISDYLEHMTNGFMELHGDRLFGDDRAIIGGFATWRGRSIMAIGHEKGKTLKERMRRNFGMAKPEGYRKALRLMKLAERFNRPIITFIDTPGAYPGVDAEQRGQAEAIARNLLEMSRLQVPILAVVTGEGGSGGALALGVADRVLMLEHAIYSVISPEGCAAILWGDATKSSDAATALRMTGPELLKLNVIEEVIPEPMGGAHRDAKVMADRLSQALDTHYLQLQKLSPAALRNQRETKFRSLGTFGSSQTTPKQVKMVNS, from the coding sequence TTGTCCGTGCGTGAATACCTGGACTTTGAAAAACCCCTGAAGGAACTTGAAGAACGCATCGCCAAGTTAGTGAAATCCAAATCCAAAAAGGTCTCGGTTCAGGAGGCCATTGTCAAATCGACCGAACAACTGGCAAACCTTGAACGTGAGATCTATGCCAATCTTTCCCCATGGCAACATAGCCAAATCGCCAGGCACCCACAGCGCCCTTCAATTTCTGATTACCTGGAGCACATGACCAATGGTTTTATGGAACTCCACGGTGACCGCCTGTTCGGCGACGACCGGGCGATCATTGGAGGGTTTGCCACATGGAGGGGTCGCTCCATCATGGCCATCGGTCATGAAAAAGGAAAGACCTTAAAAGAACGCATGCGCCGAAATTTTGGTATGGCCAAACCGGAGGGCTATCGAAAAGCCTTGCGTCTCATGAAATTAGCGGAACGCTTCAATCGACCAATCATTACCTTTATCGATACTCCAGGAGCATACCCCGGCGTCGATGCGGAGCAGCGCGGCCAAGCCGAGGCCATTGCCAGAAATTTACTGGAAATGTCCAGATTGCAAGTGCCGATTCTTGCCGTGGTCACAGGAGAAGGCGGCAGTGGTGGCGCCTTGGCCTTAGGTGTGGCCGATCGGGTTCTGATGCTCGAACATGCCATTTATTCGGTAATATCCCCAGAAGGCTGCGCCGCCATTTTGTGGGGAGACGCCACAAAATCCTCCGATGCCGCAACGGCCTTACGAATGACGGGACCGGAGTTACTCAAACTTAATGTTATCGAAGAGGTTATACCTGAACCCATGGGAGGAGCCCACCGCGATGCGAAAGTCATGGCCGACCGGCTCTCCCAGGCACTCGACACCCATTACCTGCAATTACAGAAATTGTCCCCCGCCGCACTCCGAAATCAGCGAGAGACTAAATTCCGGAGTCTGGGTACATTTGGTTCTTCTCAGACCACACCCAAACAGGTGAAAATGGTCAACTCATGA
- a CDS encoding MerR family transcriptional regulator: MAMYRIQRFSKLTGISTHVIRAWEKRYGLVDPTRGANRYRLYRDEDVRLFRYLKSQVDQGMSIGQLAETGRETLLRLAHQDWVRSAAETPHSENLISELIQAIQEGNRLGFQRKLNGALAVIPFEEALHRFLLPLQERVGQLWHDGVMGVAQEHFVSNQVKQKIFSALNQFQLSEGDPHVVVACPAQEWHEISAMTAAYLCAVRGCRVHYLGANLPIPELAKFCEQFRPSYVLLSLTVDRTLTEAKMIVKELASLIKPLAPIGVGGQFAQAHSSLFWDEKITVFPDMQSLDAFVRSLPH, encoded by the coding sequence ATGGCAATGTATAGAATTCAACGATTCTCAAAGCTTACGGGAATTTCGACACATGTCATACGCGCTTGGGAAAAACGTTATGGATTAGTAGATCCAACTAGGGGAGCCAATCGCTATAGGCTCTACAGGGATGAAGATGTTCGACTATTCAGATACCTGAAATCGCAGGTCGACCAGGGGATGAGCATCGGGCAGCTAGCAGAGACCGGGCGGGAAACACTTCTCAGGCTGGCTCATCAGGACTGGGTGAGATCCGCGGCTGAGACGCCGCATTCCGAGAACCTAATCTCCGAATTGATTCAGGCGATCCAGGAGGGCAATCGGCTCGGTTTTCAGCGAAAACTGAATGGCGCATTGGCTGTCATCCCGTTTGAGGAAGCGCTGCACCGATTTTTGCTTCCTCTACAAGAGAGGGTTGGCCAGCTATGGCATGACGGCGTGATGGGGGTCGCCCAAGAGCACTTCGTCTCAAACCAAGTCAAGCAGAAAATCTTTTCGGCCCTAAATCAATTTCAATTATCAGAGGGAGATCCGCATGTGGTTGTGGCCTGTCCGGCCCAGGAGTGGCACGAAATATCGGCCATGACGGCAGCCTACCTGTGTGCGGTGCGTGGATGTCGCGTACACTATTTAGGGGCCAATCTTCCTATTCCCGAACTGGCAAAATTTTGTGAACAATTCCGCCCATCTTATGTTCTCCTTTCCCTGACGGTCGATCGTACCCTTACAGAGGCCAAAATGATCGTCAAGGAATTAGCCTCACTCATTAAACCCCTTGCACCGATCGGCGTAGGCGGACAATTTGCGCAAGCCCATTCCTCTCTTTTTTGGGATGAAAAAATCACGGTCTTTCCAGACATGCAATCGCTTGATGCCTTCGTACGCTCTCTTCCTCACTAA
- a CDS encoding c-type cytochrome: MPKGWWNDPVVLSEGRLLYQGVTKPFVNCAKCHGRDGKPTKRGAPDLTDAKRVKRFSDSYWFWRIEEGVPMTSMEGWSKKLSDQEIWKIIAYQRNFALRGQAYNPATDRWEDPEAQQQAAASPVKTK; the protein is encoded by the coding sequence ATGCCAAAAGGATGGTGGAATGACCCAGTGGTTTTGTCGGAAGGTCGCTTACTGTATCAGGGTGTAACGAAACCATTCGTGAATTGTGCGAAATGTCACGGGAGAGATGGAAAGCCTACCAAGAGGGGTGCCCCGGATCTCACCGATGCCAAGAGAGTTAAGAGGTTTTCCGATTCCTACTGGTTTTGGCGCATCGAAGAGGGAGTTCCCATGACCTCGATGGAGGGCTGGTCCAAAAAGTTGTCTGATCAGGAGATCTGGAAGATTATTGCCTACCAGCGGAACTTTGCACTCAGGGGGCAGGCTTATAATCCTGCAACCGACCGATGGGAGGACCCGGAAGCCCAGCAACAAGCCGCTGCCAGCCCGGTTAAAACAAAATGA
- the sthA gene encoding Si-specific NAD(P)(+) transhydrogenase has translation MSPQITTPSPFQYDLICIGSGPAGQRAAIQAAKVGKRVAVIEKKRAVGGACLETGTIPSKTFREAVLSFTGPQHHWGRLPETTKTRPTAAQLTTRVAEVIRIEGEVINDQLRRNDVEFLQGEASFVDPHTLLVHTDQHSQTLSSAHILIAVGTMPTPPPNIAVDGQYILDSDSIIHLQQLPRTMTVVGAGIIGIEYASMLGALGVEVTLVDSRIRPLEFLDGEIVDELIYQMRNHQVTFRLGETVEKLEIARTPSSKVVIHLASGKRLVSGLVLYSVGRTGATSTLHLEKAGLTVDARGRLQVDSHYRTTVPHILAAGDVIGFPSLAATSSEQGRLAACYAFNMEATPMTSLFPVGIYAIPEISMVGATEEQLTLEKVPYEVGVARYREIARGTIMGDPNGMMKLLFHRKDHRLLGVHVIGTGATELIHIGQAILHTERGLEYFLTTVFNYPTLAECYKVAALDAYNKLCEI, from the coding sequence ATGAGCCCCCAAATCACGACACCCTCACCATTTCAATACGACCTGATTTGTATCGGTAGCGGACCGGCTGGACAGCGGGCAGCCATTCAAGCAGCCAAGGTAGGAAAACGCGTGGCAGTTATTGAAAAGAAGCGTGCGGTCGGCGGTGCCTGTTTAGAGACCGGAACCATTCCCAGTAAAACCTTTCGGGAAGCCGTCTTGTCCTTTACCGGACCCCAACACCATTGGGGTCGCTTACCGGAAACCACGAAAACACGACCCACGGCCGCCCAACTGACCACTCGCGTGGCAGAAGTCATTCGCATCGAAGGTGAGGTGATCAACGATCAATTACGAAGAAACGATGTGGAATTCTTACAAGGAGAAGCCTCCTTTGTGGATCCCCACACCCTGTTGGTTCACACCGACCAACATTCACAAACCCTGTCGAGCGCCCACATTCTGATTGCCGTGGGAACCATGCCAACGCCTCCACCCAATATTGCCGTTGACGGCCAATATATTCTCGACAGTGATAGCATCATCCATCTGCAACAGCTTCCACGAACCATGACCGTGGTTGGAGCCGGGATCATCGGCATTGAATATGCCTCAATGTTAGGCGCACTTGGCGTCGAAGTGACCCTCGTGGATTCACGAATTCGACCGTTGGAATTTCTGGATGGCGAAATTGTCGATGAACTCATCTATCAGATGCGAAACCACCAGGTTACGTTTCGCCTGGGTGAAACTGTCGAAAAATTAGAAATCGCGAGGACACCATCCTCAAAAGTCGTGATTCATTTGGCCTCCGGGAAACGACTGGTCTCAGGCCTGGTCCTCTATTCCGTCGGACGAACGGGAGCCACATCGACACTCCACCTCGAGAAGGCCGGATTGACCGTGGATGCCCGTGGCCGTCTGCAAGTCGATTCGCACTATCGCACGACTGTCCCGCATATTCTGGCCGCGGGCGATGTCATCGGCTTTCCAAGCCTGGCGGCCACATCTTCCGAGCAAGGCCGTTTAGCGGCCTGCTATGCCTTCAATATGGAAGCCACACCAATGACGAGCCTATTTCCTGTTGGTATTTATGCCATTCCGGAAATTTCTATGGTGGGAGCCACAGAGGAACAACTGACGCTTGAAAAAGTTCCGTATGAGGTGGGAGTCGCCCGTTACCGCGAGATCGCAAGGGGCACCATCATGGGTGATCCAAACGGCATGATGAAACTGTTATTTCATCGAAAGGATCACCGGCTATTGGGTGTGCATGTGATCGGGACGGGAGCCACCGAGCTGATTCACATCGGACAGGCCATCCTTCATACCGAACGGGGACTCGAATACTTCCTCACGACAGTCTTCAATTATCCAACGCTAGCGGAATGCTACAAAGTCGCAGCCTTGGACGCCTACAATAAGCTTTGTGAAATATAA
- a CDS encoding metallophosphoesterase, with protein sequence MIHHHDQEAFAKLVDRIGSDHAGQRMEMQAHYSALLLKGYHLHIHMEEFPAIAWLIKTLLKTTGLWPLAVKNTSQYRIVEHTVPIPHLPESFDGFRILHLSDLHIEGMIDKGQALQTALSSLQYDLCVMTGDFRFLTYGHYDKTLTLMESLVSTIQAPYGITGILGNHDWLEMVPGLERCGIRMLLNEAQSLEKGSDAIWLLGLDDVHYYETGDLDKAIRLAPTDAVRILLVHSPEIIPEASTAGMDLYLCGHSHGGQICLPGSKPIITHCRCPRAYKAGPWEYQSMRGYTSRGVGTSLFPIRLFCFPEIIIHTLTRAPKP encoded by the coding sequence ATGATCCACCACCACGACCAAGAAGCCTTTGCCAAATTAGTGGACCGTATCGGATCTGATCATGCAGGCCAGCGCATGGAAATGCAGGCCCACTATTCGGCTCTTCTGTTAAAAGGCTATCACCTCCACATTCACATGGAGGAATTTCCAGCCATTGCCTGGCTCATCAAAACCCTCTTAAAAACGACTGGGCTTTGGCCGCTGGCCGTCAAGAACACGTCCCAATATCGAATTGTCGAGCACACTGTCCCGATTCCTCATCTGCCCGAGTCCTTTGATGGATTTCGAATTCTGCATTTGTCAGATCTTCATATCGAAGGGATGATCGATAAAGGCCAGGCGCTTCAGACAGCTCTTTCTAGCTTGCAATACGACCTGTGCGTCATGACCGGCGATTTTCGCTTTCTCACATATGGCCATTATGACAAGACACTGACACTCATGGAGTCATTGGTCAGCACGATCCAGGCTCCCTATGGCATTACGGGTATTTTGGGAAATCACGATTGGCTGGAAATGGTGCCCGGACTTGAGCGTTGCGGAATCCGCATGCTCCTCAATGAAGCTCAATCCCTGGAAAAGGGATCGGATGCGATTTGGCTCCTCGGATTAGATGATGTTCATTATTACGAAACGGGCGACCTGGATAAAGCCATACGCCTCGCGCCCACCGACGCCGTCCGAATTCTCTTAGTGCATTCCCCGGAGATTATTCCGGAGGCCTCGACTGCCGGAATGGATCTGTACCTTTGCGGCCACTCACACGGAGGACAAATCTGCCTTCCAGGAAGCAAACCCATCATTACCCATTGCCGCTGCCCGAGGGCCTACAAGGCAGGCCCATGGGAATATCAATCCATGCGCGGGTACACCTCTCGAGGAGTCGGCACCTCCCTGTTTCCCATCCGGCTGTTCTGCTTTCCGGAAATTATCATCCATACGCTCACACGAGCCCCTAAACCTTGA
- a CDS encoding formylglycine-generating enzyme family protein: MMFKNSLAETRKVGDQLKIRLFASALIVPAVLMSFGSVLANEMVHIPSGKFIMGIDKVMPTSAKGGKLKPWSAEAFHDEGPAHQVELGSYMINKYEVSNGEYKEFMKDTNHPAPAYWDDPRLNKPNQPVVGVNYHDATAFCEWKGARLPTEAEWENAARGPQGLKYPWGDQLDPKLANFGRNQPSTMPVDSLPEAASPYGLHHMAGNAFEWVYDWYDPRFYEKGPFIMNTTGPEKPVWLGGTGLYVDRLTTGEKRVIRGGSWNAPVTSITTTHRFWNQPMNNSYGVGLGFRCAKTATKEPEQYVQYHFMHALISMGEEKWKDALDSIEKALQEDPENAEYKATREVIKKMM, from the coding sequence ATGATGTTTAAAAACTCACTCGCTGAAACAAGAAAAGTCGGCGATCAACTCAAAATTCGATTGTTCGCATCCGCCCTCATCGTGCCGGCCGTTCTCATGTCATTCGGGTCTGTGCTAGCGAACGAAATGGTCCACATTCCATCCGGAAAATTCATTATGGGAATCGATAAGGTCATGCCGACCTCGGCCAAGGGAGGGAAGTTGAAACCCTGGTCCGCGGAAGCTTTTCATGATGAAGGTCCTGCACACCAGGTTGAGTTGGGCTCTTACATGATCAACAAATATGAGGTGTCCAATGGTGAGTATAAGGAATTCATGAAGGACACCAACCATCCTGCGCCTGCTTACTGGGACGACCCTCGTCTCAATAAGCCTAATCAGCCAGTAGTCGGAGTCAATTATCATGATGCAACAGCCTTTTGCGAATGGAAGGGGGCACGCCTCCCCACCGAGGCTGAATGGGAAAATGCCGCACGCGGGCCGCAGGGACTCAAGTATCCATGGGGAGACCAGCTCGACCCCAAGCTCGCCAACTTCGGAAGGAATCAACCTTCCACCATGCCGGTCGACTCTCTCCCTGAAGCAGCCAGCCCTTATGGACTCCATCATATGGCCGGAAATGCATTCGAGTGGGTTTATGATTGGTATGATCCCCGGTTTTATGAGAAGGGCCCATTCATCATGAACACAACTGGTCCGGAAAAACCGGTATGGCTCGGGGGAACCGGTCTCTATGTTGACCGGCTCACGACCGGTGAAAAGAGAGTGATCCGCGGTGGGTCTTGGAACGCGCCAGTTACCAGTATTACCACCACGCATCGGTTTTGGAATCAACCCATGAACAACAGTTACGGTGTGGGCCTGGGATTCCGGTGTGCCAAGACAGCCACCAAAGAACCGGAGCAGTACGTGCAATATCACTTCATGCATGCTCTGATCAGCATGGGAGAAGAAAAGTGGAAAGACGCGCTTGATTCAATAGAGAAAGCCCTCCAGGAGGACCCGGAAAATGCGGAGTACAAAGCCACCCGAGAGGTCATCAAAAAGATGATGTAA